A region of Nitrospira sp. DNA encodes the following proteins:
- a CDS encoding four helix bundle protein produces MRDFKTLNVWKTAHRLTLKVYRVCASFPKDEAYGLVSQMRRASVSIASNIAEGCGRESNLEMARFLSIAAGSASELQYQILLARDLGMLDQGSCADLERNVIEVRKMASSFMTKLKTKRLTPDT; encoded by the coding sequence ATGCGAGATTTCAAAACGCTGAACGTATGGAAGACTGCGCATCGATTGACCCTGAAGGTCTATAGAGTCTGTGCATCGTTCCCGAAGGATGAGGCCTACGGGTTAGTCAGTCAGATGAGACGAGCTAGTGTCTCGATAGCGTCGAACATCGCTGAGGGTTGCGGAAGAGAGAGCAACTTGGAAATGGCGAGGTTTCTTTCCATCGCTGCGGGATCGGCTAGTGAATTGCAGTACCAGATACTGTTGGCAAGAGATCTGGGGATGCTTGACCAAGGCAGTTGTGCAGACTTGGAACGAAACGTCATCGAAGTGCGAAAAATGGCTTCGTCGTTCATGACGAAGCTGAAAACAAAAAGGCTGACACCTGATACCTGA
- a CDS encoding LysM domain-containing protein, translating to MADPLQALLDSALKPNPFPPTSRYYGVKTTSVVGSDGTMVVHLQRRFVPASDRFTVVQEHRVTSGERLDLLASTYLGDPEQYWRLCDANDAVRPDALVERLDAVVHIALPDGVTGVSSA from the coding sequence ATGGCCGACCCATTACAGGCGTTATTGGACAGCGCACTGAAGCCGAATCCCTTTCCGCCGACGAGCCGGTACTACGGCGTGAAGACTACGTCGGTCGTCGGGAGTGACGGGACGATGGTGGTGCATCTGCAGCGGCGATTCGTGCCGGCGAGCGACCGCTTTACCGTCGTGCAGGAACATCGGGTGACGTCGGGCGAGCGGCTCGATCTCCTCGCCAGTACGTATCTAGGCGATCCGGAGCAATATTGGCGATTGTGTGATGCGAACGATGCGGTGCGGCCGGACGCGCTCGTCGAACGGCTGGATGCGGTCGTGCACATCGCGTTGCCGGACGGTGTCACGGGGGTTTCCAGTGCTTAA
- a CDS encoding baseplate assembly protein, which yields MSDAQKYYGKYRGTVLNNIDPMQMGRLQVQVPDVAGLIPTSWAMPCFPASGKQMGAYMLPQIGAGVWVEFEQGNMDYPIWSGCWYGSVAEVPVLALAGIPASPNIVLQTGAQNAIVISDVPGPTGGIMLKSATGATLIVNDTGIYIQNGKGAMVTLVGPAVTINNGALTII from the coding sequence ATGAGCGACGCGCAGAAATATTACGGCAAGTATCGCGGCACGGTGTTGAACAATATCGATCCCATGCAGATGGGGCGCCTTCAAGTGCAGGTGCCGGACGTCGCGGGATTGATTCCGACCTCCTGGGCCATGCCCTGTTTCCCCGCCAGCGGCAAACAGATGGGCGCTTACATGCTGCCGCAAATCGGCGCGGGCGTCTGGGTGGAGTTTGAGCAGGGCAACATGGACTATCCGATCTGGAGCGGTTGTTGGTACGGCAGCGTGGCCGAAGTGCCGGTACTCGCGCTCGCCGGGATTCCCGCCAGCCCGAACATCGTGCTGCAGACGGGAGCGCAAAACGCGATCGTGATCAGCGATGTGCCAGGTCCGACGGGCGGGATTATGCTCAAGAGCGCCACCGGGGCGACACTCATCGTGAACGATACGGGAATCTACATTCAGAACGGGAAGGGCGCAATGGTGACGCTGGTGGGACCGGCGGTGACCATTAACAACGGCGCGTTGACGATCATCTGA